In Polypterus senegalus isolate Bchr_013 chromosome 12, ASM1683550v1, whole genome shotgun sequence, the following are encoded in one genomic region:
- the LOC120540153 gene encoding uncharacterized protein LOC120540153 isoform X2: MSLKVHLGQETANACVLGEVEVFQQPFAVAQVSQNATLNCSFDTGEVTMGRQILYWYTVNASTMEETHLHPQPEGPFKAKVKLGSMGSPRDKSIELLNVQMGDSGVYFCLMSYMNGQVPERKKGNGTKLTVHGPLIFGPLSENSTALQCQVDIGDPDGFRLLLKRDSGADLEGNSVSRNDDGSFKVATALDADPSDRHTYRCALMHERLGVVLQQAFSTGPGGLPVPPHPIILYVFFLLFPFLTLLAIILIFMVKYKDIKKQKPSSRR, from the exons ATGTCGCTGAAGGTTCACTTAGGCCAGGAGACAGCAAATGCCT GTGTCCTCGGTGAGGTGGAGGTCTTCCAGCAGCCATTTGCAGTGGCTCAGGTCTCACAGAATGCCACCCTGAACTGCTCCTTCGACACCGGCGAAGTGACGATGGGCAGGCAGATCCTCTACTGGTACACTGTCAATGCCAGCACCATGGAGGAAACGCACCTTCACCCACAACCCGAGGGGCCATTCAAGGCGAAGGTGAAACTCGGCTCCATGGGGTCACCGCGAGACAAATCCATCGAGCTGCTGAATGTCCAGATGGGGGACTCCGGCGTCTACTTCTGCCTGATGTCCTACATGAACGGACAAGTCCCAGAACGTAAGAAAGGCAACGGGACCAAGCTGACTGTCCACG GTCCCCTGATCTTTGGCCCTTTAAGTGAGAACAGCACTGCTCTTCAGTGTCAAGTGGACATCGGTGACCCTGATGGCTTCCGTCTGCTCCTGAAACGAGACAGCGGGGCTGATCTGGAGGGCAACAGCGTCAGCCGCAATGACGATGGCTCATTTAAAGTGGCCACAGCGCTGGACGCTGACCCGTCGGACAGACACACTTACCGATGCGCGCTGATGCACGAGAGACTCGGAGTCGTCCTCCAGCAGGCCTTCAGCACGG GTCCTGGAGGTCTTCCTGTTCCACCCCATCCCATAATTTTGTAcgttttctttctgctttttccCTTCCTAACCCTCCTCGCCATCATACTCATTTTTATGGTAAAGTATAAAGACATTAAAAAGCAGAAGCCGAGCAGCAGGAGGTGA
- the LOC120540153 gene encoding uncharacterized protein LOC120540153 isoform X1, whose protein sequence is MAEMPALALLLLAMHGVLGEVEVFQQPFAVAQVSQNATLNCSFDTGEVTMGRQILYWYTVNASTMEETHLHPQPEGPFKAKVKLGSMGSPRDKSIELLNVQMGDSGVYFCLMSYMNGQVPERKKGNGTKLTVHGPLIFGPLSENSTALQCQVDIGDPDGFRLLLKRDSGADLEGNSVSRNDDGSFKVATALDADPSDRHTYRCALMHERLGVVLQQAFSTGPGGLPVPPHPIILYVFFLLFPFLTLLAIILIFMVKYKDIKKQKPSSRR, encoded by the exons ATGGCTGAAATGCCAGCACTGGCGCTGCTTCTTCTGGCAATGCACG GTGTCCTCGGTGAGGTGGAGGTCTTCCAGCAGCCATTTGCAGTGGCTCAGGTCTCACAGAATGCCACCCTGAACTGCTCCTTCGACACCGGCGAAGTGACGATGGGCAGGCAGATCCTCTACTGGTACACTGTCAATGCCAGCACCATGGAGGAAACGCACCTTCACCCACAACCCGAGGGGCCATTCAAGGCGAAGGTGAAACTCGGCTCCATGGGGTCACCGCGAGACAAATCCATCGAGCTGCTGAATGTCCAGATGGGGGACTCCGGCGTCTACTTCTGCCTGATGTCCTACATGAACGGACAAGTCCCAGAACGTAAGAAAGGCAACGGGACCAAGCTGACTGTCCACG GTCCCCTGATCTTTGGCCCTTTAAGTGAGAACAGCACTGCTCTTCAGTGTCAAGTGGACATCGGTGACCCTGATGGCTTCCGTCTGCTCCTGAAACGAGACAGCGGGGCTGATCTGGAGGGCAACAGCGTCAGCCGCAATGACGATGGCTCATTTAAAGTGGCCACAGCGCTGGACGCTGACCCGTCGGACAGACACACTTACCGATGCGCGCTGATGCACGAGAGACTCGGAGTCGTCCTCCAGCAGGCCTTCAGCACGG GTCCTGGAGGTCTTCCTGTTCCACCCCATCCCATAATTTTGTAcgttttctttctgctttttccCTTCCTAACCCTCCTCGCCATCATACTCATTTTTATGGTAAAGTATAAAGACATTAAAAAGCAGAAGCCGAGCAGCAGGAGGTGA